The Hymenobacter sp. DG01 genome has a segment encoding these proteins:
- a CDS encoding DUF1361 domain-containing protein has protein sequence MSMSVATLSFPQLRQRLSLILVLGASLALSVVLITFRVFLTHKITFVFLLWNLFLALIPFGLSTMLGLTAGRLKARVLLPVGAVWLLFFPNAPYILTDLFHLEPRLGVPYWYDLALILSCAWNGLMLAYASLTDMQLLVTRRLGWWAGWAFATVALLLSSFGVYLGRYLRFNSWDVLTNPLTLFYDIVSRILHPTVHRGTWGVTLLYGVFLLLGYATVRLLGQQQEQESSLDR, from the coding sequence ATGTCGATGTCAGTAGCCACTTTGTCGTTTCCTCAGCTGCGCCAGCGCCTCAGCCTGATTCTGGTGCTGGGTGCCTCCCTGGCGCTGAGTGTTGTGCTCATCACCTTCCGGGTGTTCCTGACGCATAAGATAACCTTTGTTTTCCTGCTCTGGAACCTGTTTCTGGCTCTCATTCCGTTTGGGCTGAGCACTATGCTGGGCCTTACGGCCGGCCGGCTGAAGGCCAGGGTGTTGCTGCCGGTAGGGGCGGTGTGGCTGCTGTTCTTCCCTAACGCCCCCTACATCCTCACCGACCTGTTTCACCTGGAGCCCCGCCTAGGTGTGCCCTACTGGTACGATCTGGCCCTGATTCTGAGCTGTGCTTGGAACGGGCTGATGCTGGCCTACGCTTCTCTCACCGACATGCAGCTACTGGTTACGCGCCGCCTGGGCTGGTGGGCCGGCTGGGCGTTTGCCACCGTGGCCCTGCTGCTGAGCAGCTTCGGGGTGTACCTGGGCCGCTACCTGCGCTTCAACAGCTGGGACGTGCTGACCAACCCTCTCACCCTGTTCTACGACATTGTTTCGCGTATTCTGCACCCCACCGTGCACCGCGGCACCTGGGGCGTTACGCTGCTTTACGGCGTATTTCTGCTGCTGGGCTACGCTACCGTGCGGCTGCTGGGGCAACAGCAGGAGCAGGAAAGCTCGCTTGACCGGTAG
- a CDS encoding DUF4153 domain-containing protein: MKLPSLQHLVSEATTVLRRFPLTLLCAFVLCGVGIYTQRLPYAEEAKLDWLFPALSTAVLGLTLTLAVALASERYRWPGGWRLAAAGGVVLLLVGWYVVCPATPNSVWRLRLFVLLVASHLLVAVVPYLPELRREADTPGFWRYNETLFLRILTAGLYSGVLFVGCALALLAIENLFEVKLDPYLYQHLFTVLGTVFNTWFFLAGVPQDFAALEQEATYPKGLKVFTQFVLLPLVVLYLGILYAYLGRILVQWELPKGWVSILVLALAVAGILALLLIHPIRHAAENTWIRTFARWFYRALFPLLGLLAVAIGIRIRAYGITEERYFVLVLAAWLLVMATYFLVRKGQGIIWIPASLALVALLSAAGPWGAFAVAERSQLSQLREISARYKLLKDGKLDGAGQRVPKLPFAVRQRLTSIVDFFAKREAVDKLQPLFAASLQLPDSLKGKPEWQQDEWRENQVFVVSDITRVSAYARYEAHEELTAGFVAHNDNPELGYGRYWINNVNLPEYNEIQKDSVLMKMIVAGDSLRLRARARGRELILERQQGNRSWHFQLSLAPGALADSLAGVYGRNPKQEIEMARDLSLSRGNQQVRMQLFFQYLHRHEKNDSTYYHYEAQGLLEVK; the protein is encoded by the coding sequence ATGAAGCTTCCTTCCCTGCAGCATCTGGTATCCGAGGCTACCACAGTGCTTCGGCGCTTTCCGCTCACTCTGCTCTGCGCCTTTGTTCTCTGCGGCGTGGGCATCTACACGCAGCGCCTACCCTATGCTGAGGAGGCCAAACTCGACTGGCTGTTTCCGGCGCTTTCTACGGCGGTGCTGGGGCTCACGCTCACCCTGGCTGTGGCCCTGGCCTCCGAGCGATACCGCTGGCCCGGCGGCTGGCGCTTGGCCGCTGCCGGAGGGGTAGTGTTGCTGCTGGTAGGCTGGTATGTGGTCTGCCCCGCTACCCCAAATAGTGTGTGGAGGCTGCGGCTGTTCGTGCTGCTGGTGGCTTCGCACCTGCTGGTAGCGGTGGTGCCTTACCTGCCGGAACTGCGCCGCGAGGCCGATACGCCCGGCTTCTGGCGCTACAACGAAACCCTATTCCTGCGCATTCTTACCGCCGGTCTTTACTCTGGGGTGCTGTTTGTGGGATGTGCCCTGGCCCTGCTGGCCATCGAGAATCTGTTTGAAGTAAAACTGGACCCGTATCTGTATCAGCATCTTTTCACGGTGCTGGGAACGGTGTTCAACACCTGGTTTTTCCTGGCCGGGGTGCCGCAGGATTTTGCCGCCCTGGAGCAGGAGGCTACCTACCCCAAAGGACTGAAGGTGTTCACGCAGTTTGTGCTGCTGCCGCTGGTGGTGCTGTACTTAGGCATCCTTTACGCCTATCTGGGCCGCATTCTGGTGCAATGGGAACTGCCGAAAGGGTGGGTTTCGATTCTGGTGCTGGCCTTGGCGGTAGCCGGCATTTTGGCTTTGCTCCTGATTCATCCCATCCGCCACGCCGCCGAAAACACCTGGATCCGCACGTTTGCCCGCTGGTTTTATCGGGCCCTGTTTCCGCTGCTGGGGCTGCTGGCCGTGGCCATCGGTATCCGCATCCGGGCCTACGGCATCACGGAGGAGCGCTACTTCGTGCTGGTGCTGGCTGCCTGGCTGCTGGTAATGGCTACCTACTTTCTGGTGCGCAAAGGCCAGGGCATCATCTGGATTCCGGCTTCTTTGGCCCTGGTAGCGTTGCTGTCGGCCGCCGGACCCTGGGGCGCGTTTGCGGTAGCCGAACGCAGTCAGCTCAGTCAGCTACGCGAAATCAGCGCCCGGTACAAGTTGCTGAAAGATGGTAAGCTGGACGGGGCCGGACAACGGGTTCCGAAGCTGCCCTTTGCGGTGCGGCAGCGGCTTACGTCCATTGTCGATTTTTTCGCCAAGCGCGAGGCCGTCGATAAGCTACAACCCCTGTTCGCCGCCTCCCTGCAACTGCCCGATTCATTAAAGGGCAAACCCGAATGGCAACAGGATGAATGGAGAGAAAATCAAGTGTTTGTTGTCAGTGACATTACCCGGGTTAGTGCTTATGCCCGATATGAGGCGCACGAAGAGCTTACGGCCGGTTTTGTCGCTCATAACGACAACCCGGAGTTAGGCTACGGGCGCTACTGGATTAATAACGTGAACTTGCCCGAGTATAATGAGATTCAAAAGGACAGTGTATTAATGAAAATGATTGTGGCCGGCGACTCGCTGCGCCTTCGGGCTCGTGCTAGGGGCCGAGAGCTTATACTGGAGCGACAACAAGGCAATAGAAGCTGGCATTTTCAGCTCAGCTTAGCGCCCGGTGCCCTCGCCGACTCCCTAGCTGGGGTGTACGGGCGTAATCCGAAGCAGGAAATTGAAATGGCCCGAGACCTAAGCTTAAGTAGAGGTAACCAGCAAGTGAGAATGCAGCTGTTTTTTCAGTACCTGCACCGACATGAAAAAAATGACAGTACTTATTACCACTACGAGGCGCAGGGCCTGCTGGAGGTAAAGTAG
- a CDS encoding carboxypeptidase-like regulatory domain-containing protein, with protein MDSALPLLALSLLGALTIPSTVVAQHLPDATPDALAKAVQLPPAQPQNAAPGKTTPRTLTGNVVDEWGKPLMGATVMVLGEKERSVSTNSEGNYLLPTTATTPVIQVSFAGYQDAERAVHGPADLLFKLEPVEGYKRDLKKRSKAATKAWKH; from the coding sequence ATGGATTCTGCTCTGCCGTTACTGGCCTTGTCCCTGCTTGGCGCCCTCACCATTCCCTCAACGGTAGTTGCCCAACACCTGCCGGATGCTACCCCCGATGCCCTGGCCAAAGCGGTGCAGCTGCCGCCCGCTCAGCCCCAGAACGCGGCTCCGGGTAAAACCACCCCCCGAACCCTGACCGGCAACGTGGTGGATGAGTGGGGCAAACCCCTGATGGGGGCCACCGTGATGGTACTGGGAGAAAAGGAACGCTCCGTGAGCACCAACTCCGAGGGCAACTACCTGCTGCCAACCACCGCTACTACCCCCGTTATTCAGGTAAGCTTCGCGGGCTACCAGGATGCGGAGCGGGCAGTACACGGCCCGGCCGATCTGCTGTTCAAGCTGGAGCCAGTTGAAGGCTACAAGCGCGACCTGAAGAAGCGCAGCAAAGCCGCCACCAAAGCCTGGAAGCACTAA
- the guaA gene encoding glutamine-hydrolyzing GMP synthase — protein MPQQILILDFGSQYTQLIARRIRELNVYCEIHPYTHAPDLTEDIRGVVLSGSPCSVRDADSPNPDLSRYLGQVPVLGVCYGAQLLAHQQGGEVLPATIREYGRARLARVHHSSPLLHGVPTESQVWMSHGDTIKTLPAGFDIIASTPEVAVAAYQIQGQPTYGIQFHPEVTHSSDGKTLLQNFVVNICGLDQSWTPEHFVDSMVETLQRTIGEEDQVILGLSGGVDSSVAALLLHKAIGKRLHGIFVNNGLLRKNEYEDVLHSYKDLGLNVRGVDASQEFYDALVGLTDPELKRKAIGRTFIEVFDREAQKVEGARWLAQGTIYPDVIESVSVKGPAVTIKSHHNVGGLPEKMNLRIVEPLRALFKDEVREVGHTLELPENILHRHPFPGPGLGIRILGDITPEKVDLLQRADAIFINGLKDHGLYDKVWQAGVMLLPVQSVGVMGDERTYERVVALRAVTSVDGMTADWAHLPYEFLADVSNRIINQVRGINRVVYDISSKPPATIEWE, from the coding sequence ATGCCTCAACAGATTCTCATTCTCGATTTTGGGTCGCAGTACACCCAGCTCATTGCCCGGCGCATCCGGGAATTGAACGTTTACTGCGAAATCCACCCTTATACGCACGCCCCGGACCTCACTGAGGACATCCGGGGCGTTGTGCTTTCGGGCTCGCCCTGTTCCGTGCGCGACGCCGACTCACCCAACCCCGACCTCTCCCGGTACCTGGGGCAGGTGCCCGTGCTGGGCGTCTGCTACGGCGCGCAGCTGCTGGCCCACCAGCAGGGCGGCGAGGTGCTGCCGGCCACCATCCGGGAGTACGGCCGCGCCCGCCTGGCCCGCGTCCACCACAGCTCGCCCCTGCTGCACGGCGTGCCCACCGAGTCGCAGGTGTGGATGTCGCACGGCGACACAATTAAGACGCTGCCCGCCGGCTTCGACATCATTGCCAGCACCCCGGAGGTGGCCGTGGCCGCCTACCAGATTCAGGGCCAGCCCACCTACGGCATACAGTTTCACCCGGAGGTGACGCACTCCTCTGATGGCAAAACCCTGCTCCAGAACTTCGTGGTAAACATCTGCGGGCTGGACCAGAGCTGGACGCCCGAGCACTTTGTGGATAGCATGGTAGAAACCCTGCAGCGCACTATTGGCGAGGAGGATCAGGTAATTCTGGGCCTCTCGGGCGGCGTCGATTCGTCGGTGGCGGCGCTGTTGCTGCACAAGGCCATTGGCAAGCGCCTGCACGGCATCTTCGTGAACAACGGTCTGCTGCGCAAAAACGAGTACGAAGACGTGCTCCATTCCTATAAAGACCTCGGCCTGAACGTGCGCGGCGTGGACGCCTCCCAGGAGTTCTACGATGCGCTGGTCGGCCTCACCGACCCTGAGCTGAAGCGCAAAGCCATCGGCCGCACTTTTATTGAGGTGTTCGACCGGGAAGCTCAAAAGGTAGAGGGCGCCCGCTGGCTGGCCCAGGGTACTATCTACCCCGATGTAATTGAGTCGGTATCGGTGAAGGGTCCGGCCGTGACCATCAAGAGCCACCACAACGTAGGCGGCCTGCCCGAAAAGATGAACCTGCGGATTGTGGAGCCGCTGCGGGCCTTGTTTAAGGATGAAGTGCGCGAGGTAGGCCACACTCTGGAGCTGCCCGAGAACATTCTGCACCGCCACCCCTTCCCCGGTCCGGGCCTGGGCATCCGCATCCTCGGCGACATTACGCCGGAGAAAGTGGACCTACTGCAGCGCGCTGACGCCATCTTCATCAACGGCCTGAAAGACCACGGCCTCTACGACAAAGTGTGGCAGGCCGGCGTGATGTTGCTGCCCGTGCAGAGCGTAGGCGTGATGGGCGACGAGCGGACCTACGAGCGGGTAGTAGCCCTCCGCGCCGTAACCAGCGTGGACGGCATGACCGCCGACTGGGCCCACCTGCCCTATGAGTTCCTGGCTGACGTGTCGAACCGCATCATCAACCAGGTGCGCGGCATCAACCGTGTGGTGTACGACATCAGCTCCAAGCCCCCAGCAACTATTGAGTGGGAATAG
- a CDS encoding DUF6686 family protein codes for MAQFFHHNEFGYCARCPRTRHLHLCFGNVAIAATGAEFQEFRGVVSAAWQQHCLCTRDPEARCIALRTSAAKLALVFTLIELTQLRDILENTALLLEVEALLQPNE; via the coding sequence ATGGCTCAGTTTTTTCATCATAACGAGTTCGGATATTGCGCCCGGTGCCCGCGCACGCGCCATCTGCACCTGTGCTTTGGCAACGTGGCCATAGCCGCCACGGGGGCCGAGTTTCAGGAGTTTCGGGGGGTAGTAAGCGCAGCCTGGCAGCAGCACTGCCTCTGCACCCGCGACCCGGAGGCCCGGTGCATTGCCCTGCGCACCTCGGCCGCCAAGCTGGCTCTGGTGTTCACCCTGATTGAGCTGACCCAGCTGCGCGACATTCTGGAAAACACAGCCCTGTTGCTGGAGGTGGAAGCGCTTCTGCAGCCAAATGAGTAA
- a CDS encoding AsmA-like C-terminal region-containing protein → MKRPSFRQLLSLTVLGLLLGVVTGAWLLGTRWGQRQVEQLIRQRLRQHSDLVVAPFTVELSVLRHFPHLTASVHHLALTDTSYGRAVPVLRIGRADMRVELGQIWRGKFRVSHLTLQDGDFRQFTDSLGHDWGLRGKGPRRATPQGPPNFDLDSLVLLNVRVTDRNELHHSGFSAYVRNGRLTVRARWGVGHTSGRLDGQLEYLRSGRGNLFTQEPIVALVRYRYDFRRREGTFLRTRATLNGDTVLVNGTHRGAGPGESRGTRLNLRFQGTQPLLEVLHVALPPGLQRYLKGARSPSRASIWYTIRGVSGPTTRPRTVLRFALRGAQVQWADSARRIQRWDARGIFDNGPEHSPRSTYLAFSHCKIYSKAGQLDAALTVRDFTRPHLLGHVRGRTELQTLAAVVAPRLWKARRGEAALDLRLDGAVPEIPDRQTRRTLRPDTLLPLLRAQGTVRLERASFTIPGRQASMTNLNVLVRLHDSVWALENLTGRLNGMQVRANATTTHLLAYFSGQQPVTTIRGSFGVDALDLRELRRLLAPPGGRARLAKARRPDYTPNQQLAAQVLNFLPSGLHLNIRLHCGQLVVASDTLQHLAATVRHDGQRVQLTDLQGRMWGGDLKGVVSWPTDTLNLQPVAAQLAVHFRTLRYHELLTRITRPSRRDPAAPAAPTLREVLLAANGQGLISIDRLVFSEGEQFTNLRLRIDKTGPRFLIPALTFGISHGGSGRLSGSAELRGSQLTNMSADINLHYASLNVQHLLRLLTGLSSGAAKPTAAGLTPASRPNHPQDSPFLDGTVTGRVRVTANQMQYGNLRGQQFRLLSTLQAGQVQVTECSLQALEGSVHLRGTLRTDADTGRYPLHTQVRLRNIHLPKMFELATALGLDVLGPENIRGSMDCEADVHTELGATFLPQLAKTQAFLRTDVQELELIEVEAAMQALKILSRKRTGHLYFEPVQPRFVLDGSRLLIPNLSLSSNLTDMSVTGEYYLTGRANLYVGLSPLQALFGNNEKRIARIRSGEAEQRPSRGLVYLNLRREPGQPYKVRPFQKQEQQLLQQELHREYQQLLLRQPLDTTLRLLQ, encoded by the coding sequence ATGAAACGACCTTCCTTCCGTCAGCTCCTGTCCCTCACGGTGTTGGGGCTGCTGCTGGGGGTAGTGACGGGCGCCTGGCTGCTGGGCACGCGCTGGGGGCAGCGCCAGGTGGAGCAGCTCATTCGGCAGCGGCTGCGCCAACACTCCGATTTGGTGGTGGCTCCGTTTACGGTGGAGCTGTCGGTGCTGCGCCACTTTCCGCACCTGACGGCTTCCGTGCATCACCTGGCTCTTACCGATACTTCCTACGGCCGGGCCGTGCCGGTGCTGCGCATTGGGCGGGCCGATATGCGGGTGGAGCTGGGGCAGATCTGGCGCGGCAAGTTCCGGGTGAGCCACCTGACCCTGCAGGACGGCGACTTCCGGCAGTTCACCGATTCGCTGGGCCACGACTGGGGCCTGCGGGGGAAAGGGCCGCGCCGTGCTACCCCCCAGGGCCCGCCCAACTTCGACCTGGACTCGCTGGTGCTACTGAACGTGCGCGTTACGGACCGAAACGAATTACACCACAGTGGTTTTTCGGCCTACGTGCGCAATGGCCGCCTGACGGTGCGGGCCCGCTGGGGGGTAGGCCACACCAGCGGCCGGCTGGATGGGCAGCTGGAATACCTCCGCAGCGGGCGCGGCAACCTCTTCACCCAGGAGCCCATTGTGGCCCTGGTGCGCTACCGCTATGATTTCCGCCGACGTGAAGGCACCTTCCTCCGGACGCGGGCTACCCTCAACGGTGACACCGTACTGGTAAACGGTACGCACCGGGGCGCTGGACCCGGTGAGTCGCGCGGTACCCGCCTGAACCTGCGCTTTCAGGGCACGCAGCCTTTGCTGGAGGTGCTGCACGTAGCCTTGCCCCCTGGGCTGCAGCGCTACCTGAAAGGAGCCCGCAGCCCCAGTCGGGCGAGTATCTGGTACACCATTCGGGGCGTGAGCGGGCCTACCACCCGGCCGCGCACGGTGCTGCGGTTTGCCCTGCGTGGGGCCCAGGTGCAGTGGGCCGACTCGGCCCGCCGAATTCAGCGCTGGGATGCGCGCGGCATCTTCGACAACGGCCCCGAGCACTCGCCCCGCTCTACCTACCTTGCCTTCAGCCACTGTAAAATCTACTCCAAGGCCGGCCAGCTAGACGCAGCCCTCACCGTGCGCGACTTCACGCGGCCCCACCTGCTGGGCCATGTGCGGGGCCGCACCGAGCTGCAAACCCTGGCTGCCGTGGTGGCGCCCCGCCTCTGGAAAGCCCGCCGCGGCGAAGCGGCCCTCGACCTGCGCCTGGATGGTGCGGTGCCCGAAATTCCGGACCGCCAGACCCGCCGCACCCTCCGCCCGGATACCCTCCTACCCCTGCTGCGGGCCCAAGGCACCGTGCGGCTGGAGCGGGCTTCCTTTACTATTCCGGGCCGGCAGGCCTCCATGACCAACCTCAACGTGCTGGTGCGCCTGCACGACAGTGTGTGGGCCCTGGAAAACCTAACCGGGCGACTTAATGGCATGCAGGTACGGGCCAACGCCACCACCACTCACCTGCTGGCTTACTTCAGCGGGCAGCAGCCCGTTACTACTATCCGAGGGTCGTTTGGGGTTGATGCGCTGGACTTAAGAGAGTTGCGCCGCCTGCTGGCCCCGCCGGGCGGGCGGGCCCGACTGGCCAAGGCCCGACGGCCGGACTACACCCCCAATCAGCAGCTGGCCGCGCAGGTGCTGAATTTCCTACCCTCCGGTCTGCACCTGAACATCCGGCTGCACTGCGGGCAGCTGGTAGTGGCCTCCGATACCCTGCAGCACTTGGCGGCCACCGTGCGCCACGACGGGCAACGGGTGCAGCTGACGGACTTGCAGGGCCGCATGTGGGGCGGCGACCTGAAAGGGGTCGTCAGCTGGCCGACGGATACGCTGAACCTGCAGCCGGTGGCGGCGCAGCTGGCCGTGCACTTCCGTACCCTGCGCTACCACGAGCTGCTGACCCGCATCACGCGCCCTTCCCGCCGCGACCCGGCCGCGCCCGCAGCGCCTACCCTGCGCGAAGTGCTGCTGGCGGCCAACGGGCAGGGCCTTATATCCATCGACCGGCTGGTATTTTCGGAAGGTGAGCAGTTCACCAATCTGCGGCTGCGGATTGATAAAACCGGGCCCCGTTTCCTGATTCCGGCCCTCACCTTTGGCATCAGTCATGGGGGTAGCGGGCGGCTCAGCGGCAGCGCAGAACTGCGGGGCAGTCAGCTCACCAATATGAGCGCCGATATCAACCTGCACTACGCCAGCCTGAATGTGCAGCACCTGCTGCGGCTCCTGACGGGCCTGAGCTCCGGGGCGGCCAAGCCCACGGCCGCTGGCCTTACCCCTGCGTCCCGCCCCAACCACCCCCAGGACTCACCGTTTCTGGATGGCACCGTTACCGGCCGGGTGCGCGTAACGGCCAACCAGATGCAGTATGGCAATCTGCGGGGGCAGCAATTCCGCCTACTCAGCACCTTGCAGGCCGGGCAGGTGCAGGTAACCGAGTGTAGTTTGCAGGCGCTGGAGGGGTCGGTGCACCTGCGCGGCACCCTGCGCACCGACGCCGATACGGGCCGCTACCCCCTGCACACCCAGGTAAGGCTGCGCAACATCCACTTACCCAAGATGTTTGAGCTGGCTACCGCGCTGGGGCTTGATGTGTTGGGTCCGGAGAATATTCGGGGGAGTATGGACTGTGAGGCCGATGTTCACACAGAGCTGGGGGCCACTTTTCTGCCCCAGCTGGCCAAAACCCAGGCCTTTCTGCGCACCGATGTGCAGGAGCTGGAGCTGATTGAGGTAGAAGCGGCCATGCAGGCCCTGAAGATTCTGAGTAGGAAGCGCACCGGCCACCTTTACTTCGAGCCCGTGCAGCCCCGTTTTGTGCTGGACGGCAGCCGCCTGTTGATTCCGAACCTGAGCCTAAGCAGCAACCTGACCGACATGAGCGTTACCGGCGAATACTACCTTACCGGGCGAGCCAACCTGTATGTGGGGCTAAGTCCGCTGCAAGCCCTGTTCGGTAATAATGAGAAGCGCATTGCCCGCATCCGGAGCGGCGAGGCTGAGCAGCGTCCGAGCCGCGGGCTGGTGTATCTGAACCTGCGGCGTGAGCCGGGCCAACCCTACAAAGTGCGTCCTTTCCAGAAGCAGGAGCAGCAACTTCTGCAGCAGGAACTGCACCGCGAGTACCAGCAACTGCTGCTGCGCCAGCCCCTGGATACTACCCTGCGCCTGCTGCAGTAG
- the dgt gene encoding dGTP triphosphohydrolase, with the protein MMHLQPDSPDTPTMTWERLLSRRRYPEQPQLHLVTDAPPVRGAFVQDYDRVVFSSPFRRLQRKTQVMPLPETDFVHTRLTHSLETACVGRSLGRLGGRLLLEETPDLARQLPHLDSDFGDIVAAACLAHDIGNPPFGHSGEDAISAYFRSPAAEPFVRVLNAAQRADLQQFEGNAAGFRTLTHTYAAHSSGSAGLGLTYATLGAFTKYPRPSIVEEATLTRGTSEKKYGYFQTEADRFQEVARELGLLPKPPGTQLGGFYHRHPLAFLVEAADDLCYRIIDFEDGLKLGLIPCETGLRVLREMLGDAPGRRGSLEWRDWREELGYLRARLINRLVQQTARLFADRADDLLRGRSDEPLVQQLDCWDQLQHIHQLTKEHLYRSRPVLEIEAAGFEVMAGLLDAFLHATFDPQESPRSRKVVQLLPEQFRGIGHQQGASAYEQIILLTDYIGGLTDQNAISLFRTIRGIDLPKGF; encoded by the coding sequence ATGATGCACCTCCAGCCCGACTCGCCCGATACCCCCACCATGACCTGGGAGCGGCTGCTTAGCCGCCGCCGCTACCCCGAGCAACCTCAGCTTCACCTCGTGACGGATGCCCCGCCCGTGCGTGGAGCTTTCGTGCAGGACTACGACCGGGTGGTGTTCAGCTCGCCGTTTCGGCGGCTGCAGCGCAAAACCCAGGTAATGCCCCTGCCGGAAACCGATTTCGTGCACACCCGCCTCACCCACTCCCTCGAAACGGCCTGCGTGGGCCGGTCCCTGGGGCGGTTGGGCGGGCGTCTTCTGCTGGAGGAAACCCCGGACCTGGCCCGGCAGCTGCCCCACCTCGACAGCGACTTCGGCGACATCGTGGCCGCCGCCTGCCTGGCCCATGATATCGGCAACCCACCATTCGGGCACTCCGGCGAAGATGCCATATCGGCTTACTTCCGCAGCCCGGCCGCCGAGCCCTTCGTGCGCGTGCTGAATGCCGCTCAGCGCGCCGATTTGCAGCAGTTTGAAGGCAACGCCGCTGGTTTTCGTACGCTGACCCATACGTATGCGGCCCATAGCAGCGGCTCGGCAGGGCTGGGCCTGACGTATGCTACCCTCGGCGCATTCACCAAGTATCCGCGGCCTTCTATTGTGGAGGAGGCGACGCTTACGCGCGGCACCAGCGAGAAAAAGTATGGCTACTTTCAGACCGAAGCCGACCGGTTTCAGGAGGTAGCCCGCGAACTGGGGCTGCTGCCCAAGCCGCCCGGTACCCAGCTCGGTGGCTTCTACCACCGCCACCCGCTAGCTTTTCTGGTAGAAGCCGCGGATGACTTATGCTACCGTATCATTGATTTTGAAGACGGGCTGAAGCTGGGGCTGATTCCGTGCGAAACAGGGCTACGGGTGCTGCGCGAAATGCTCGGCGACGCGCCTGGTCGGCGGGGCTCCCTGGAATGGCGCGACTGGCGCGAGGAGCTGGGCTACCTGCGCGCCCGCCTCATCAACCGCCTCGTGCAGCAAACCGCCCGCCTGTTCGCCGACCGCGCCGACGACCTGCTCCGGGGCCGCTCCGATGAGCCCCTGGTGCAGCAGCTCGACTGCTGGGACCAGCTGCAGCACATTCATCAGCTTACTAAGGAACACCTCTACCGCAGCCGGCCGGTGCTGGAGATTGAGGCGGCAGGCTTCGAGGTGATGGCCGGCCTGCTCGATGCCTTCCTGCACGCCACCTTCGACCCCCAGGAAAGTCCCCGTTCCCGGAAAGTGGTACAACTGCTACCCGAGCAATTTCGCGGTATCGGGCACCAACAGGGCGCTTCCGCCTACGAGCAGATTATTTTGCTGACGGATTATATTGGGGGGCTCACGGACCAAAATGCTATCAGCCTGTTCCGGACTATTCGGGGGATTGACCTACCGAAAGGGTTCTAG